Below is a window of Gossypium hirsutum isolate 1008001.06 chromosome A12, Gossypium_hirsutum_v2.1, whole genome shotgun sequence DNA.
TGGGTCTAAATTTGTTCCACTAGGAAATGGTGAACCTAAAAGTTTAGTGCAAAAAAGCCCATTCATTGGTTATAATTTTAACGGAAATAGATGACTGTAGAGGATACCCATCAATTGAGTACATTTATAATTGTAGGTCCATTTTGAACTTTCTTCACGTATTGAGTTTAATGTACATTAAATAGATAAAATGTGGATGTAAATTGGAACCCTTGGAATAGAGGCAATCGGAAGAAAAAAAGAAGTACTAACAAAAGAAATGGGGAAGTTCTAAAACATTGAAATAATTTTTGGCTTTCACAAGAGTTGTCTCACTTGGACCATCTTTACCAATTACTGATATAGCTATTAGACAGTCACACAATCTCTCTTATCATTTTCATGAATCATGATTATACAACgagggatatatatatatttaaagatgaATAGATGGATCTCTTACTCTTCCTTGCCTAGTAAGAAAGAATCTACCACTGGAAAAGGATCTCTTCATTGCAGCAGGGTTGATTACACGGTGCAACACACACATTCTATTGCTAACCTTACTGCCTTCTGCTGATTGTTTTGATGATCCAGCCATACCTAATGAGAAATGGTACCCTTCACCTCTGCTGTGATCTCCCCCTTGATTCCTATGCAAATTGTCTGCAACTGAAAGTTGGGGTTGACAGAAATGATCCATCGACACTGATCTTCTCATTTGTTGATAACCTTCTCTGATATGAATCACTGCATCTCCTCCTTGCATGTTCCCTAGATCACTCAAAGTACGACATGGAGTCTTTGGAATGAAAACCCTTTCTGAATGTCTTTCATCAGCTGGATTTTCATTTCTGGATGGTTGCCTATCCTGCAAGGATTCATTGACTGAAGGAGTTTCTGTCAGTACTGGAGGTGGCAATGGAGGTGTTGGTGAAGCAGAAATAAAGATTATATTAGCACGACACAAAGGGCAATTTGAGTGAGACCTAAGCCAGGTATCAATGCAGTGGACATGGAATGCATGGCTACATTTAGGCAACAGCCTCAAACTCTCATCTTCTTGGAACTCGTTGAGGCAGACTGAACAATCCGTTCCTTCCATCAAGCCATCGCCCTTTCTGTATTTGAAAACCGCAATGGACTTGATCAAAGCCTCGTCCAGTCCGGTAGTTGAAGTCTGCCATGGCTCATGCACAGATGGGTTGTGATTGTGTTCCATTACTTCATCAGTTTCATGATTTTCTCTTCTACTAGAGGAGTCCGAGTTCCCACAATATTTAGATATTATTGTGTAGTAACTTACTAGAAGAAAAGCACTGGCCAGAATACCAATGATCGCAATCACAAGAGGGGAGAAATTCGGACCTGAAGGATTAACCGTGAATTCTATTGGAGGTGGTGGAGGGTAAATGATGTAGCACCATTGTGGACAATACAAGCTACAAAAACCTTGAGAACAGTCTTTGGTGGTCATGTACGGCACCCAGGTTTTTGTATTACCAGCAGACCCCATAGCAAGTCGATAAAAACTCTTAAAACAATTTAACTTACTATCACTTCCGACATAATCTCTCTTCTTCCTATGTAGGAATAGCCCTTTAGACACTAGAGAAATAATAAAGATCAAAAGGAGTACCTTATGAATACTGCAAACAGGATGGCATGATTAAGCATATAGCAAGAACCGGAAGAGCAAAATTATAATGCACTGCAATTGAACAATACATATGCAAAAGGACAGTGTAAGCCTGAGAAGCGAATTTGTTGAAGAGACAAAGAAGAGGTGGAAAAGTAGGCTAAGCCCAAAGAGGGCTTACATGGAAAGCAAAGCAAATACAGGAAAGAAACAAGAGAGGTACTAATggctttctctttcttttttttctttctcttctttttctttagcTATTTTTTTGTATGCGAGGATAATGATATGTTGACTAGGTGCGAGGGGGTGATGTAATGATGTTGGTTGGGaattcaaaaaataatcaatGCTTTTATTATTGTCTATGACAGTAGCAGTTGAAGTGAAAAATATAGCATATGTGTAATCTTCTAAAATAGGTGGAACTGTGGAAGATAGTGATGATTTTCTTCTACTTCCTAATCTAACCCAAATTTGGACAAAGGTTTAATGTAACCCTAAGTCTTAAATTCTGGAATGAACCATCAGATTAGGTATACAGTAAACCAGATAAGTTCAAGCTTGCATTTTGTAGTGACAGAAATTCTACCTCACAATGTGCCAAGGTAGTGTTTCTTTGCATTTTCTGAACCTCATGGCATGATTTAATATCCCTTTCATTGTTTCATTATAATGAACAAGGGCGGAGCAAAAAAAAGGTAGGAATATTTCTTGAGACACTAGACAAAATTATCCCCAGCAATATAAAACTCAATATGCTCCATTGTGACTTATAAATTCATCAAATTGTAGCTGTGGGGCCTaagaaaattgtatgaaaattcgAGTTGAGATAAGCATATATTCCCCCACAGTACCTCACTCTCTTTTCCTTGCCATTGAAGCAAAGGGACTTTGATTTTCTTACTATAAGATTAAGTGCAAGTAAAAGAAATCAGGAACTTTAGCAACACCAAGAATGTTGACACAAACAACTATTTTCCAGGCACATTCTTAGACATGAAATGACTTTTTTACAAGGTATTGGatacctacaatctttgacttttcaaagatgaatagtggcagaaagttggcaccgaaaggcaccgaatgtagaaagtaagattggttggcaagttgggttaaaagttggcatgggataattgcaattttggtccctaattgtatagggacattgcaagttgatccttaaacctcaactataaataggcctaaccatctcttactttcttcatcccacacttgccattctctacttaaggcaattgttctctctccctatttgtaaactttcacttgtatttttggagtgaaatatatttggtagtgcccgaggacgtaggcaaaatttgctgaacctcgttaaaattctagtgttctttattttttttttgttctgcatattttgcaagtgtcattgtagtgatttattgtgctattaaattacgatagagggatattctggctaggaaagatctggtatgtaagcgatcctcgtgatccacctctctttcctgggaattgaacttagtgtgatttttcagtacaataattttactctttcacacgcttccgcgcaacaattggtatcagagccaggttcgtacttggggaatacgaccgtttacggtactattcacgtatacggcactattcatgTATATGGTACTATTTACGTATACAGCACTATTCaagtatacggtactgttcacgtatacagtagttgggattgaggagaaaaatggcagcagcatcgtcatcagcaaggactactgt
It encodes the following:
- the LOC107946754 gene encoding E3 ubiquitin-protein ligase Os04g0590900 yields the protein MGSAGNTKTWVPYMTTKDCSQGFCSLYCPQWCYIIYPPPPPIEFTVNPSGPNFSPLVIAIIGILASAFLLVSYYTIISKYCGNSDSSSRRENHETDEVMEHNHNPSVHEPWQTSTTGLDEALIKSIAVFKYRKGDGLMEGTDCSVCLNEFQEDESLRLLPKCSHAFHVHCIDTWLRSHSNCPLCRANIIFISASPTPPLPPPVLTETPSVNESLQDRQPSRNENPADERHSERVFIPKTPCRTLSDLGNMQGGDAVIHIREGYQQMRRSVSMDHFCQPQLSVADNLHRNQGGDHSRGEGYHFSLGMAGSSKQSAEGSKVSNRMCVLHRVINPAAMKRSFSSGRFFLTRQGRVRDPSIHL